One region of Quercus lobata isolate SW786 chromosome 2, ValleyOak3.0 Primary Assembly, whole genome shotgun sequence genomic DNA includes:
- the LOC115974525 gene encoding putative cyclin-A3-1 isoform X2, which translates to MAEEENCVRITRAAEKRALPAASGSPNKKRVVLGEIPNFSNVVVPVNTKPVTKTITTTLISTTKGSPTKVETDASYDDPQLCGAYASDIDDYLHKMEMESKRRPLPNYLEKVQKEVTANMRGVLVDWLVEVAEKYKLLPDTLYLAISYIDRFLSLNVVHKQKLQLLGVSSMLIASKYEEIIALDVGDCCYILVNAYPKEEVVKMEADILKSLKFEMGNPTVKTFLRRFTSVAQKNNKSPNLQLEFLGYYLGELSLLDYNCVKFLPSLVAASVIFLAKFIIQPMIRPWCATLQQYSGYKPADLKDCVLIIHDLYVSRRGGPLQVIRKKYKQHKFKYVASMPSPPEIRASYFEDPKE; encoded by the exons ATGGCAGAGGAAGAGAACTGTGTGCGCATCACTCGCGCAGCCGAAAAGAGAGCCTTGCCTGCAGCTTCAGGCTCACCTAACAAGAAGCGCGTGGTGTTGGGGGAAATTCCGAACTTTTCAAACGTTGTTGTTCCGGTGAATACCAAGCCTGTAACGAAGACAATAACGACAACGTTAATAAGCACAACAAAGGGTAGTCCCACAAAGGTGGAAACCGATGCCAGTTATGATGATCCTCAACTTTGTGGAGCTTATGCCTCCGACATTGATGACTATCTTCACAAAATGGAG atgGAATCAAAGAGAAGGCCATTGCCGAATTACCTTGAGAAGGTTCAGAAGGAAGTTACTGCTAACATGAGAGGGGTTTTGGTGGATTGGTTGGTTGAGGTTGCAGAGAAGTATAAGCTTCTTCCAGACACTTTGTATCTCGCTATTTCATATATTGATAGATTCCTATCTTTGAACGTTGTCCATAAGCAGAAGCTTCAATTGTTGGGTGTTTCTTCAATGCTAATTGCCTC GAAGTATGAAGAAATTATTGCTCTAGATGTGGGTGATTGTTGTTACATTTTGGTGAATGCATATCCTAAGGAGGAG GTGGTGAAGATGGAGGCTGATATACTCAAGTCACTAAAGTTTGAAATGGGCAATCCTACAGTGAAGACATTTTTAAG AAGATTCACTAGCGTTGCTCAAAAGAACAACAAA AGTCCCAATTTGCAGTTAGAGTTCCTTGGGTATTATCTTGGGGAGTTAAGTTTATTAGACTATAACTGTGTGAAATTCTTACCTTCCTTGGTGGCTGCATCAGTTATCTTTCTTGCAAAATTTATCATTCAACCAATGATACGTCCTTGG TGCGCAACACTGCAACAATATTCTGGATACAAACCAGCTGATTTAAAGGATTGTGTTCTTATCATACATGACTTGTATGTTAGTAGAAGAGGAGGCCCTTTACAAGTCATAAGAAAGAAATACAAGCAGCATAAG TTCAAATACGTGGCAAGTATGCCTTCTCCTCCAGAAATACGTGCTTCTTACTTTGAAGATCCAAAAGAATGA
- the LOC115974525 gene encoding putative cyclin-A3-1 isoform X1 codes for MAEEENCVRITRAAEKRALPAASGSPNKKRVVLGEIPNFSNVVVPVNTKPVTKTITTTLISTTKGSPTKVETDASYDDPQLCGAYASDIDDYLHKMEMESKRRPLPNYLEKVQKEVTANMRGVLVDWLVEVAEKYKLLPDTLYLAISYIDRFLSLNVVHKQKLQLLGVSSMLIASKYESLNERKYEEIIALDVGDCCYILVNAYPKEEVVKMEADILKSLKFEMGNPTVKTFLRRFTSVAQKNNKSPNLQLEFLGYYLGELSLLDYNCVKFLPSLVAASVIFLAKFIIQPMIRPWCATLQQYSGYKPADLKDCVLIIHDLYVSRRGGPLQVIRKKYKQHKFKYVASMPSPPEIRASYFEDPKE; via the exons ATGGCAGAGGAAGAGAACTGTGTGCGCATCACTCGCGCAGCCGAAAAGAGAGCCTTGCCTGCAGCTTCAGGCTCACCTAACAAGAAGCGCGTGGTGTTGGGGGAAATTCCGAACTTTTCAAACGTTGTTGTTCCGGTGAATACCAAGCCTGTAACGAAGACAATAACGACAACGTTAATAAGCACAACAAAGGGTAGTCCCACAAAGGTGGAAACCGATGCCAGTTATGATGATCCTCAACTTTGTGGAGCTTATGCCTCCGACATTGATGACTATCTTCACAAAATGGAG atgGAATCAAAGAGAAGGCCATTGCCGAATTACCTTGAGAAGGTTCAGAAGGAAGTTACTGCTAACATGAGAGGGGTTTTGGTGGATTGGTTGGTTGAGGTTGCAGAGAAGTATAAGCTTCTTCCAGACACTTTGTATCTCGCTATTTCATATATTGATAGATTCCTATCTTTGAACGTTGTCCATAAGCAGAAGCTTCAATTGTTGGGTGTTTCTTCAATGCTAATTGCCTC GAAGTATGAATCATTAAACGAAAGGAAGTATGAAGAAATTATTGCTCTAGATGTGGGTGATTGTTGTTACATTTTGGTGAATGCATATCCTAAGGAGGAG GTGGTGAAGATGGAGGCTGATATACTCAAGTCACTAAAGTTTGAAATGGGCAATCCTACAGTGAAGACATTTTTAAG AAGATTCACTAGCGTTGCTCAAAAGAACAACAAA AGTCCCAATTTGCAGTTAGAGTTCCTTGGGTATTATCTTGGGGAGTTAAGTTTATTAGACTATAACTGTGTGAAATTCTTACCTTCCTTGGTGGCTGCATCAGTTATCTTTCTTGCAAAATTTATCATTCAACCAATGATACGTCCTTGG TGCGCAACACTGCAACAATATTCTGGATACAAACCAGCTGATTTAAAGGATTGTGTTCTTATCATACATGACTTGTATGTTAGTAGAAGAGGAGGCCCTTTACAAGTCATAAGAAAGAAATACAAGCAGCATAAG TTCAAATACGTGGCAAGTATGCCTTCTCCTCCAGAAATACGTGCTTCTTACTTTGAAGATCCAAAAGAATGA